From a region of the candidate division WOR-3 bacterium genome:
- a CDS encoding replication-associated recombination protein A, which translates to MNNLFERGKGKAPLSYRVRPKKLEDFIGQEEIIGPGSPLRKLIEMGEVPSLIFWGPPGSGKTTLAYIISNYLKANFESLSATESGVKDVREIIQKAKYLLQNKNKKTILFIDEIHRFNKAQQDVLLPALEDGTLILIGATTENPSFEVISPLLSRVRTYILKPLTPEEIKKIINRALKIDEELKKIEIEIGEEEKDYLAKISLGDARVALNVLETSVKICARDKRKIDKDLISSVLQRQVIYDKSGEEHYNIISAFIKSIRGSDPDAALYWMVRMLEGGEDPLFIARRLVILASEDIGNADPRALPLAVAAKEAIDFVGMPEAGIILAHAVTYLASAPKSNASYLAYNKARAFFKEHPNGKVPLHLRNAPTEFMKEIGYGEGYKYPHNYPGHFVPENYFPDGIKKKIFYEPTDEGWEKNIKERLKKLKEEQKEI; encoded by the coding sequence TTGAATAATTTATTTGAAAGAGGAAAAGGAAAGGCTCCTTTATCATATAGAGTTAGACCAAAGAAATTAGAAGATTTTATAGGTCAGGAAGAGATAATAGGGCCTGGTTCTCCCCTAAGAAAACTCATTGAGATGGGGGAAGTTCCTTCTTTAATTTTCTGGGGACCTCCAGGTTCAGGGAAAACTACCCTTGCTTACATAATCTCTAATTATCTAAAAGCTAATTTTGAAAGCCTCAGTGCCACAGAGAGTGGTGTTAAAGATGTAAGAGAGATAATCCAAAAAGCAAAATATCTTTTACAAAATAAAAATAAAAAGACAATCCTTTTTATTGACGAAATTCATCGCTTCAATAAAGCACAACAGGATGTCTTACTTCCAGCTCTTGAAGATGGGACTCTCATTCTTATAGGGGCAACAACTGAAAATCCTTCCTTTGAAGTAATTTCTCCTCTGCTTTCCAGGGTAAGAACATACATTTTAAAACCGTTAACTCCAGAAGAAATCAAAAAGATAATAAATAGAGCTTTAAAGATAGATGAAGAACTTAAAAAAATTGAGATAGAAATAGGAGAAGAGGAAAAAGATTATCTTGCAAAAATATCTTTAGGAGATGCAAGAGTAGCCCTAAATGTGCTTGAAACAAGTGTAAAGATTTGCGCAAGAGACAAAAGGAAAATAGACAAGGATTTAATATCAAGCGTTCTTCAAAGACAAGTTATATACGATAAATCAGGTGAAGAACATTATAATATCATTTCGGCTTTTATAAAATCTATTCGTGGGAGTGATCCTGATGCAGCTCTTTATTGGATGGTGAGAATGTTAGAAGGAGGAGAAGATCCACTTTTTATTGCAAGAAGGTTGGTTATCCTTGCTTCAGAAGACATTGGTAACGCTGACCCAAGAGCCCTTCCTTTAGCCGTGGCCGCTAAAGAAGCCATTGATTTTGTTGGAATGCCTGAGGCCGGTATAATTCTTGCCCATGCCGTAACTTATCTCGCTTCTGCTCCAAAAAGTAATGCTTCATATTTAGCTTATAATAAAGCTCGGGCATTTTTTAAAGAGCATCCAAATGGAAAAGTCCCACTTCATCTTAGAAACGCTCCTACTGAATTTATGAAAGAAATTGGTTATGGAGAAGGTTATAAGTATCCCCATAATTACCCAGGACATTTTGTCCCTGAAAACTATTTCCCGGATGGGATTAAGAAAAAAATATTTTATGAGCCAACAGATGAAGGATGGGAGAAAAATATAAAAGAGAGGCTCAAAAAGTTAAAAGAAGAGCAGAAAGAAATATAG